Sequence from the Penicillium oxalicum strain HP7-1 chromosome IV, whole genome shotgun sequence genome:
CATACCGTCGAAACCAGAACTAGCAGTGAGACATGCAAGACTAGCAATCCGACGGAAAATCCGCGTGATAGGAAAGCTTGTTCACCCACAAACCGCCAATTCACAGTCCACTTGAACATGAACTGTCGGGACAGTTCAAATGCTTTTGACAAATAACCCAGCGGGTTCTCTCGAAGGAATGGAATGGCAATGAGGACCTGATATAGGATAAGTCGCCTGTAGTATTCCGGCTGGCGTAGAAATGACTCACCTGAATCAGAATCGCCATCAGCCCAAGGACGATGCTGCGCATTCGACCAAGGCTCAAGAGGGTGACGACTGCAATGCCTGGAACCAGTAAGACCAGGGTCATCTTAACTCCGACGCCAAAGACCAAAGACACCAGACCAGTCCATCTTTGCTTCATGCATAAATAAATAGCAATCCACATCGCCAACGCCGCAATTCCGTCATTAAACATGCGCAGCATATAGATGCTGTGAAGTCGCTTGGAGACAACCAGGAGAGGATAAAGGTATGGCGGAACCTGCACGGAACGATAACAAGCAACGACAAAGGCCAGGGTCACCAGGTAAAAGCCTGCAAATAAGACTTGACCCAGGAGGATGTCACGTCCCCCGTCAGTCCAGTCATGGAGCAGAGTATAGATATAGACATGAGCAGCAGGATAGACCAAAGGCCCAGTTGAACCCTTGATTGCAGTATAGTCCCGTTCGCCAGCAAG
This genomic interval carries:
- a CDS encoding Dol-P-Man:Man(5)GlcNAc(2)-PP-Dol alpha-1,3-mannosyltransferase, which encodes MSNPWIKFVRTALAHPKHTPWIVSLLFLGDAALCALVIWKIAYTEIDWTTYMQQISIYLAGERDYTAIKGSTGPLVYPAAHVYIYTLLHDWTDGGRDILLGQVLFAGFYLVTLAFVVACYRSVQVPPYLYPLLVVSKRLHSIYMLRMFNDGIAALAMWIAIYLCMKQRWTGLVSLVFGVGVKMTLVLLVPGIAVVTLLSLGRMRSIVLGLMAILIQVLIAIPFLRENPLGYLSKAFELSRQFMFKWTVNWRFVGEQAFLSRGFSVGLLVLHVSLLVLVSTVWIKPSGTNVVRFLQDSIQGRQPPVSLSGLFIMTVLLNSLTIGLLCARSLHYQFFAYLAWATPFLLWRAGFHPVLIYGIWAMQEWAWNVYPSTNASSLIVILSLAVQVLGVVARGSVDTGTKRGVGAGRTPGPHAVNRAH